Proteins encoded in a region of the Thunnus maccoyii chromosome 4, fThuMac1.1, whole genome shotgun sequence genome:
- the stk35 gene encoding serine/threonine-protein kinase 35, whose translation MLTFNKKEIMDICDGKKRRKVSGGVRGCRRSVAGKMKREAGKILRSLTVEDNNHTEPMEEEDDDDCFSISFLRSDRLEPAVVVSPRYSLLREVGRGSYGVVYEAIARKTGARLAVKRLQCDAPENVELALAEFWALTSLENRHQNVVQLEECVLQRNGLAQKMSHGNKRSKQYLGLVEMSLKGERILGYPAEPCYLWFVMEFCEGGDLNQYILSRRPDRQTNRSFMRQMTSAVAFLHKNNIVHRDLKPDNILISQKSGSPVLKVADFGLSKVCAGLNSKNSEEYPAAGAGSRGSNQNNIGNINKFWLSSACGSDFYMAPEVWEGHYTAKADIFALGIIIWAMIERITFIDAESKRELLGTYIRQGSDIVPVGEALLENPKMVLHIPQKARSSMSEGVKKLLQDMLAVNPQDRPDAFQLEVRMDQVTCAS comes from the exons ATGCTTACtttcaacaaaaaagaaattatgGATATTTGCGAcgggaagaaaaggagaaaggtAAGCGGCGGTGTGCGGGGCTGCAGGCGGAGCGTGGCCGGGAAGATGAAGCGGGAGGCGGGCAAAATCCTCCGCTCCCTCACGGTGGAGGACAACAACCACACAGAGCccatggaggaggaggacgacgaCGACTGCTTCTCCATCAGCTTTCTCCGGAGCGACCGGCTAGAGCCCGCCGTGGTGGTGTCCCCCCGGTACAGCCTGCTGCGGGAGGTGGGCCGGGGAAGCTACGGGGTGGTGTATGAGGCTATAGCCCGGAAAACAGGGGCTAGGTTGGCGGTGAAAAGGCTCCAATGCGACGCCCCGGAAAATGTAGAGCTAGCTCTGGCCGAGTTCTGGGCCCTGACGAGTCTGGAGAATCGACACCAGAATGTGGTCCAACTGGAGGAGTGTGTCCTGCAGAGGAACGGTCTGGCCCAGAAGATGAGCCATGGGAACAAGAGGTCCAAACAATACCTGGGTCTGGTGGAGATGTCACTCAAAG GGGAGCGCATCCTGGGTTACCCAGCGGAGCCCTGCTACCTCTGGTTTGTCATGGAGTTTTGCGAGGGTGGGGATCTCAATCAGTACATATTGTCTCGCCGGCCTGACCGCCAGACCAATAGGAGCTTTATGCGCCAGATGACAAGTGCGGTGGCTTTCCTGCATAAGAACAACATTGTCCATCGTGATCTGAAGCCAGACAACATCCTCATCTCACAGAAATCTGGTTCACCTGTTCTGAAAGTTGCTGACTTTGGCCTCAGTAAAGTTTGTGCTGGCCTGAACTCCAAGAACAGTGAAGAATACCCAGCGGCGGGAGCGGGCAGCAGAGGCAGCAACCAGAACAACATCGGCAACATAAACAAGTTCTGGTTGTCGTCAGCTTGCGGTTCGGACTTCTACATGGCCCCCGAGGTATGGGAAGGCCACTACACAGCTAAGGCTGATATCTTCGCCCTGGGCATCATCATCTGGGCAATGATTGAGCGGATCACTTTCATTGATGCAGAGTCCAAACGTGAACTGCTGGGCACCTACATCCGGCAGGGCTCAGATATTGTACCTGTTGGGGAAGCGCTTTTGGAGAACCCTAAGATGGTTCTGCACATCCCTCAGAAGGCCAGGAGCTCCATGTCTGAGGGGGTGAAGAAACTCCTCCAGGACATGCTTGCAGTCAACCCTCAGGACCGACCAGACGCCTTCCAGCTGGAGGTGCGGATGGACCAAGTCACGTGTGCCTCGTGA